A part of Primulina eburnea isolate SZY01 chromosome 10, ASM2296580v1, whole genome shotgun sequence genomic DNA contains:
- the LOC140842511 gene encoding uncharacterized protein produces the protein MASIALFSTCSINQSAPRSAFSGPKLSAQCTPLRSSKRKPLTVVAAAGDVASDSTVYLFAGAAAVALIGTAFPILFSRKDLCTVCDGAGFVRKSGSTLKANAARKDEPQIVCPNCKGLGKLNQIDK, from the exons ATGGCTTCCATCGCCCTCTTCTCCACTTGTTCGATCAACCAATCCGCGCCACGATCAGCATTCTCGGGTCCAAAGCTTTCTGCGCAATGTACTCCGCTAAGGAGTTCGAAGAGAAAGCCTCTCACGGTGGTCGCCGCCGCCGGTGATGTTGCATCCGACAGTACCGTCTATCTGTTCGCCGGAGCCGCCGCCGTGGCGTTGATCGGGACCGCTTTCCCTATTCTCTTCTCCCGCAAAGACCT GTGCACGGTATGCGATGGAGCAGGGTTTGTGAGGAAATCCGGGTCGACCCTGAAAGCAAATGCAGCAAGAAAAGATGAACCACAAATTGTATGTCCGAACTGCAAGGGTCTAGGCAAGCTCAACCAGATCGACAAATAG